One Thermofilum pendens Hrk 5 DNA segment encodes these proteins:
- a CDS encoding succinate--CoA ligase subunit beta, producing the protein MKDIFEKFQVPVEKSCLLTHEALKDSLGCIKGLRTPLIVKAQVRGWGRGKAGLVKSAENPEEALKVAQEFFLREFNGEKIRYVLVSERKRILREMYLSFMVSSNPPGFLLLASKHGGVDVEELSKTPGGLLKIFIDPFEGLRDYMVRTVAGYLGVPQEHIEKILRSLWQIFREYNFTLLEVNPLALTEDGVLALDRKGVIDDDASRKSSLTGIFARYFSELDELSLSAFQKGFSVVKLDGDTAVVGNGAGLTMATLDAVLEAGARPGLFLDLGGGADAERVREALLLVLKQQNISKILLNILGGITRCDEVARGVVQALSSAKPSSVKVAVRLSGFMEDEGRRILREAGLSAFDSLEEAVASLLG; encoded by the coding sequence GTGAAAGATATTTTCGAGAAGTTCCAAGTTCCCGTCGAGAAGTCCTGCCTGCTAACTCACGAAGCTTTGAAGGATTCCTTGGGATGCATAAAGGGCCTGAGAACACCTTTGATTGTTAAAGCGCAGGTTCGCGGATGGGGTAGAGGGAAGGCGGGGTTAGTGAAAAGCGCCGAGAACCCCGAGGAGGCTTTGAAGGTTGCGCAGGAATTCTTCCTTCGAGAGTTTAACGGAGAGAAGATAAGGTACGTGCTGGTGTCTGAGAGAAAGAGGATACTCAGGGAAATGTACCTGTCCTTTATGGTTTCCTCTAACCCTCCGGGGTTCCTACTGCTGGCATCCAAGCACGGTGGTGTTGACGTCGAAGAACTTTCGAAAACTCCTGGAGGATTGCTGAAAATATTCATAGACCCCTTTGAGGGGTTGCGGGACTACATGGTTAGAACGGTTGCGGGTTATCTCGGTGTGCCGCAGGAGCACATAGAGAAGATTTTGAGAAGCCTTTGGCAGATATTCAGAGAGTACAACTTCACCTTGCTCGAGGTAAACCCTCTAGCGCTAACCGAGGATGGGGTACTGGCTCTCGACAGGAAGGGAGTCATAGATGATGATGCCTCTAGGAAAAGCTCCCTGACGGGGATCTTCGCGCGCTACTTCTCGGAGCTCGACGAGCTTAGCCTCTCGGCATTCCAGAAGGGGTTCTCCGTCGTGAAGCTCGACGGAGACACTGCCGTGGTGGGCAATGGCGCCGGGCTGACCATGGCTACGCTTGACGCCGTTCTCGAGGCGGGTGCAAGGCCAGGGCTTTTCCTAGACTTGGGCGGGGGAGCTGACGCCGAGAGAGTCAGGGAGGCCCTCCTACTCGTACTGAAACAGCAGAACATTTCGAAGATCCTCCTGAACATCTTGGGAGGGATAACCCGGTGCGACGAGGTGGCCAGAGGAGTAGTACAAGCCTTGTCGTCCGCTAAACCGAGTAGCGTGAAAGTAGCCGTGAGGCTTTCCGGTTTCATGGAGGACGAGGGCAGGAGGATACTGAGAGAGGCGGGTCTAAGCGCGTTTGATAGCCTGGAAGAAGCTGTAGCGAGCTTGTTAGGCTGA
- a CDS encoding serine protein kinase RIO, with amino-acid sequence MAEKDSSVREVLEDVFDQRTVLAVLHLMNRGVLAKLYGTVSTGKEARVYWGKDRDGRDLAVKIYLIVTAEFRRGRLKYILGDPRFEGASLRGRELIYAWARKEYRNLRRASQFGIPCPKPIAVYENILVMEFIGRDGVPAPLLKDSPPSRPYEAFRELQSYIERMVLEAGLVHADLSEYNILVEDDRLVIIDWGSAVLSSHPNAEEFLLNDIRNVYRFFRELGVDTGRPEEFFEHIRSQMR; translated from the coding sequence TTGGCTGAAAAAGACTCGTCCGTACGCGAGGTTCTCGAAGACGTCTTCGATCAGAGAACCGTGCTCGCCGTTCTCCACTTGATGAATCGAGGAGTACTGGCAAAGCTCTATGGAACCGTGTCCACGGGAAAGGAGGCCAGGGTATACTGGGGTAAGGATAGAGATGGGAGAGACCTCGCGGTCAAGATATACCTCATTGTTACCGCGGAGTTCCGTCGTGGAAGGTTGAAGTACATCTTGGGAGACCCCCGCTTCGAGGGGGCAAGCCTGAGGGGAAGGGAGCTGATATACGCTTGGGCACGTAAGGAGTACCGCAACCTTAGGAGGGCTAGCCAGTTCGGCATTCCTTGTCCTAAGCCTATCGCGGTGTACGAAAATATTCTCGTGATGGAGTTTATAGGTAGAGATGGTGTCCCGGCGCCGCTCCTAAAAGACTCTCCTCCAAGCAGGCCCTACGAGGCCTTTAGAGAGCTGCAATCGTACATCGAGAGAATGGTTCTAGAGGCCGGGTTGGTGCACGCCGATCTCAGCGAGTACAATATACTCGTCGAGGACGATCGTCTAGTGATAATAGACTGGGGTTCCGCTGTGCTGTCTTCCCATCCGAACGCCGAGGAATTCTTACTCAACGATATAAGAAATGTCTACAGGTTTTTCAGAGAGCTTGGAGTAGATACCGGGAGACCCGAAGAATTCTTCGAACATATACGTTCGCAGATGAGGTAG
- a CDS encoding KH domain-containing protein → MPEEGQGVSPRGKLPVPVEQSRIGYIIGKDGSNKRRLEETFNVKLDVDSATGVVYVEPGEGATPYNVFRAKKALEAISIGFTVDDALLLGDDAYDLEVIDLSEVSKRREDLSRIKARIIGTEGRFKKTLEDMTGARIVIGEKAVGIIGDFEQNKVVKEALERLIAGQSHQSVMKFLERMSFELKRRRTQLWERMQGM, encoded by the coding sequence ATGCCTGAGGAGGGGCAGGGTGTAAGCCCTCGCGGGAAGCTCCCAGTACCGGTTGAGCAGTCAAGGATAGGCTACATTATAGGGAAAGATGGGTCCAATAAACGTCGATTGGAGGAAACCTTTAACGTAAAGCTGGACGTGGACTCTGCGACCGGAGTCGTGTACGTTGAGCCTGGCGAGGGTGCAACCCCTTACAACGTTTTCAGGGCTAAAAAAGCCCTGGAAGCAATATCGATAGGCTTTACGGTCGACGACGCGTTGCTGCTGGGGGACGATGCTTACGACCTAGAGGTTATCGACCTGTCCGAGGTTTCCAAGCGTCGCGAGGATCTCTCGAGAATTAAGGCTAGAATTATAGGAACAGAGGGGCGCTTTAAAAAGACCCTCGAAGACATGACTGGGGCTAGGATCGTTATAGGCGAGAAAGCCGTGGGTATTATCGGAGACTTCGAGCAAAACAAGGTCGTAAAGGAAGCACTCGAAAGGCTAATCGCCGGTCAGAGCCACCAGAGCGTTATGAAGTTTCTCGAAAGGATGAGCTTCGAGCTTAAGCGCAGGAGGACCCAGCTATGGGAGCGAATGCAGGGAATGTGA
- a CDS encoding DHHA1 domain-containing protein, with protein MARIEELTSSFAEFMSKLLESREWVLVVSHYDADGLSSLSLMLYFLWSHGVPFHARLVEQVDPRTLEELPLGEYDYAIFLDLGSGYKHLIERYAEGKNILLIDHHVPSSPKGEECCVEINPYRVGLNGSEEASASTLTYLLLRSLDEKVEKMVHVALVGALGDRLDLGPRYSFKGLNERVLREALDRKVVEASLGLRFFGGPKRPLVKAIARTTDPFLPGLTGNETACYNFLKKIGIEPKAGEELRTVGSLSSEEVKKLATELVKYMLSAGLSVKDAQKIIGYNYYLASEKPESPLRDLREYAYILNALGRMENYEVAVAINLGGRGSLLAIAEDVSNNYRKTLARLIESVLSGDSEKVKVYEGRISVIIEVRDANPKLTGPLSSILASLLSQKFRDKKLLGVAAPLSKEDSTLKISFRRLTEEVDIGRTLQDIAAKIGIEGGGHPAAGGAVVSRDKLKALLEHL; from the coding sequence TTGGCTAGAATCGAGGAGCTAACGTCCTCTTTTGCCGAATTCATGTCCAAGTTGTTGGAGAGCAGGGAGTGGGTGCTCGTAGTTTCTCACTACGATGCCGACGGCTTATCCTCTCTGTCGCTCATGCTGTACTTTTTGTGGAGCCACGGGGTACCCTTCCACGCCAGGCTCGTGGAGCAAGTGGATCCCAGAACTCTCGAAGAGCTCCCGCTAGGAGAGTACGACTACGCTATCTTCCTTGACCTCGGGAGCGGCTACAAACACCTCATAGAGAGGTACGCGGAGGGCAAAAACATCCTGCTGATCGACCACCATGTGCCCTCTTCTCCTAAGGGCGAGGAATGTTGCGTAGAGATAAACCCTTACAGGGTCGGGCTCAACGGGTCAGAGGAGGCTAGCGCTTCGACACTCACATACCTTTTGCTACGGTCGCTCGACGAGAAAGTGGAGAAGATGGTTCACGTGGCACTGGTAGGAGCTTTGGGTGACAGGCTAGACTTGGGACCCCGTTATTCTTTTAAAGGGTTAAACGAGCGGGTACTGAGGGAAGCTCTCGACAGGAAAGTCGTTGAGGCGTCCCTAGGGCTAAGGTTCTTCGGAGGTCCCAAGAGGCCCTTGGTGAAGGCCATTGCGAGGACAACCGACCCCTTCTTACCCGGGCTCACGGGCAACGAGACTGCGTGCTACAATTTCCTGAAGAAAATAGGCATAGAGCCCAAGGCCGGTGAAGAGCTTAGAACGGTGGGGTCTCTGAGCAGCGAGGAAGTGAAGAAGCTGGCCACGGAGCTAGTGAAGTACATGCTGTCCGCCGGGCTATCCGTCAAGGATGCACAGAAGATAATTGGCTACAACTACTACCTTGCAAGCGAAAAACCGGAAAGCCCACTCAGAGACCTCAGAGAGTATGCCTACATTCTAAACGCGCTTGGACGCATGGAAAACTACGAGGTCGCCGTAGCCATAAACCTCGGAGGTAGAGGAAGTCTGCTCGCCATAGCCGAGGACGTGTCCAACAATTACAGGAAGACTCTCGCGCGGCTCATAGAGAGCGTTCTAAGCGGCGACAGTGAAAAGGTCAAAGTATACGAGGGCAGGATTTCCGTCATAATCGAGGTCAGGGACGCAAACCCCAAGCTCACGGGACCTCTTTCGAGCATACTCGCGTCACTACTCTCCCAGAAGTTCAGGGACAAGAAGCTACTAGGGGTCGCGGCACCCCTCTCGAAGGAGGATAGCACGCTGAAAATCTCCTTCCGAAGGCTAACCGAAGAGGTAGACATAGGCAGAACACTACAAGACATCGCGGCGAAGATAGGGATAGAAGGCGGAGGACACCCGGCCGCAGGCGGAGCCGTCGTGAGCAGGGATAAGCTCAAAGCTCTCCTAGAACACCTGTAG
- a CDS encoding 30S ribosomal protein S15 — protein MRKSKEKGRSGSTRPPQLKKPEWVKMRPEEVEELVVSLYRKGYPPSMIGVILRDQYGIPMVKAVTGKSVLQILRERGLAPEIPEDLMNLMKRAIRVRKHLEEHPKDYHSKRGLQLIESKIHRLVKYYKREGILPPDWKYEPSKIALYT, from the coding sequence ATGAGAAAAAGTAAGGAGAAGGGTAGATCTGGCTCCACGAGGCCGCCACAGCTCAAGAAGCCCGAATGGGTGAAAATGAGACCCGAAGAAGTAGAAGAGCTCGTCGTGTCACTCTACAGGAAGGGTTATCCACCATCAATGATTGGAGTCATTCTACGCGACCAGTACGGAATCCCCATGGTCAAAGCTGTTACCGGCAAAAGCGTTCTTCAAATACTCAGGGAACGAGGGCTTGCACCCGAAATTCCCGAAGACCTCATGAACTTAATGAAGAGGGCTATTCGCGTAAGGAAACACCTCGAGGAGCACCCCAAGGACTACCACTCCAAGAGAGGACTCCAGTTGATCGAGAGCAAGATCCACAGGCTTGTCAAGTACTACAAGAGAGAGGGTATACTGCCGCCGGACTGGAAGTACGAACCATCGAAAATCGCACTCTACACGTAG
- a CDS encoding DNA-directed RNA polymerase subunit P: MARNVAHVVEADYSLKTYRCLRCGQVFTKEEQERLPGVRCPYCGFRIVEKVRLPVPKRVKAL, encoded by the coding sequence ATGGCTAGAAATGTAGCCCACGTGGTCGAGGCTGACTACTCCCTAAAGACGTACAGGTGCCTTAGATGCGGCCAAGTCTTCACTAAGGAAGAGCAGGAGAGACTACCTGGTGTACGGTGTCCATACTGCGGTTTTAGAATAGTCGAAAAGGTACGGCTACCCGTACCCAAAAGAGTCAAGGCACTTTAG
- a CDS encoding methyltransferase domain-containing protein: MPVQLNVDTFAFRRRKGFVLSPVSAVKVLESPTGEFELPVDIGLGIARAVKTVSEVSLNLEGATHRLTLGILERLAGSDKLLYVGPEGVYFVEVRDEKGYYKLKYLGERVAPTLEINGVHMHNITGIDPLSDAERKVRMLGVARGEKVLDVCTGLGYTAIRALERGAEVVSIEKDPNVLYIAEHNPFSEKLSRASILLGDAFDVVGELPEEYFDKVLHDPPVFAFAGHLYSAEFYTRLWRVLKKGGRVFHYTGAPGKHRGVNIQRGVVERLRRAGFRIVRVIKDYGVIAEKPRRSPY, encoded by the coding sequence ATGCCTGTACAGTTAAACGTGGACACATTTGCGTTCAGGAGGAGGAAGGGGTTTGTACTCTCACCGGTCTCTGCGGTAAAGGTCTTAGAGTCGCCTACAGGTGAATTTGAGCTCCCAGTAGACATAGGGCTAGGTATTGCCCGCGCAGTTAAAACCGTGTCAGAAGTCTCTCTAAACCTGGAGGGTGCGACGCATAGGTTGACGTTAGGCATCCTGGAGAGGCTCGCGGGCTCGGATAAGCTGTTATACGTTGGACCCGAGGGAGTGTACTTCGTCGAGGTACGAGATGAAAAGGGCTACTACAAGTTGAAGTATCTCGGGGAGAGGGTAGCCCCCACGCTTGAAATCAACGGTGTGCATATGCACAACATCACGGGTATAGACCCGCTGAGCGATGCTGAGAGAAAAGTGAGGATGCTCGGCGTAGCCAGGGGGGAGAAAGTGCTGGACGTGTGTACGGGTCTCGGCTACACGGCTATACGCGCACTGGAGAGAGGAGCGGAAGTGGTTTCTATAGAGAAAGACCCGAACGTGCTGTATATTGCTGAGCATAACCCGTTCTCGGAAAAGCTTTCGCGAGCAAGTATACTCTTGGGAGACGCCTTTGACGTGGTCGGAGAGCTTCCCGAGGAGTATTTCGACAAAGTGCTCCACGACCCGCCGGTGTTCGCCTTCGCTGGGCACCTCTACAGCGCAGAATTCTACACGAGGCTTTGGAGAGTCTTGAAAAAAGGAGGAAGGGTTTTCCACTACACGGGTGCTCCGGGAAAGCACCGAGGGGTAAACATCCAGAGGGGCGTAGTTGAGAGGCTTAGACGCGCGGGGTTCCGTATAGTCAGGGTAATCAAGGATTACGGGGTAATAGCGGAGAAACCGCGGCGTAGCCCATATTAA